The region GCGCTGTAGCCTGTAGCGAAGCGTTATAGCCTATAGCAAACCGTTATAGCTCTATAGCTAACTCTGTAGCTAAGCGTTATAGCTTTATAATTTTATGATTTGAGATTTCCCGGAGGTGGGTTTTGAAGGATATGGGCAGGCTTTTCGGGACCGACGGGGTTAGGGATGTGGCAAATGCGGGGCTCTCGCCTGAGCTCGCATTCAAGCTGGGCAGGGCCGGCGGCGCCATGTTATTGAGAAAGGGCTTTGACCATCCTAGAATAGTGCTGGGGCGCGATACGCGGATATCCGGGGATATGCTGGAGGCTGCCCTGATTGCGGGCATGACGTCCTGCGGGGCCGAGGTGTTGAAGGTCGGCGTGATCCCAACGCCAGGAGTCGCTTTTTTGACGAGGGAGCTCAAGGCCCACGCCGGGGTCGTTATCTCGGCGTCTCATAATCCAGTAGAGTATAACGGGATAAAGTTTTTCTCGTCAGATGGCTTCAAGCTCCTCGATGAGGATGAGGAGCTGATCGAGCAGTTGGCGCTGGACGGCCAGGCCTACGAGGATATCCCGCGGCCGACGGGCGGGGGGATAGGCATGGTGCGGGCCGTCGCGGACGCCGAGGATCTATATGCGCGCTATATTATGAAGACTGCTGAGATAGATCTCTCGGGTTACAGGATAGTAATTGACTGCGCTCACGGCGCAGCTTACCGGGTTGCGCCCCGCGTCCTGTCAGAGTTGGGGGCAACGGTTATCCCCATCAACGTTGAGCCAAACGGCGTGAATATAAATGTCGATTGTGGATCCACGCATCCCGAGAGGGCGCAAGAGGCCGTCAAGGAGCATGGGGCGGACCTGGGGTTGGCTCACGATGGCGATGCCGACAGGCTCATAGCCATCGATGAGAATGGACATATCGTGGATGGCGACCACATCATGGCGATCTGTGGCCTCGACAGGCTCCGGAACGGCTCCCTGCCCGGGAATACCATCGTTGCGACCGTTTACAGCAATCTCGGGCTTGTGCGCGCCCTTGAAAGAGAGGGTGGCCAGGTGATCATGACCAGAGCCGGCGACCGGTATGTGCTCGAGGAGATGCTCAAGCGCGGAGCCGCCCTCGGCGGAGAGCAGTCTGGACATGTAATTTTCCTCGATCATAATACGACTGGCGATGGGCTGATAACCGCCCTCCAGCTGCTTTCCGTCATGAAGAGGACCGGCAAATGCCTCTCGGAGCTTGCAGCCATAATGGAGACCTACCCCCAGGTGTTGGTGAATGTGAGGGTCCACGATAAGAGCGGGCTTGAGAATAACCACCGCATAGCGAAGGCCATAGAGAGCGCGGAGGGAAGGCTTTTGGGTGAAGGCCGTATATTTGTACGGTGCTCGGGCACGGAGCCCCTGGTTAGGATCCTTGGGGAGGGCCCCGATGCATCAATTGTTGAGAGTGCAGTAAACGATGTCGCGCGCGTCATAGAGGAGGAATTGTGCTAGTTAGCAGCCAGTTGAGAAGGGGGAAAGGGACAGGAATGTGTGGGATAGTAGGGTATATCGGCGATAAACAGGCAACGCCGATCCTCCTGGAGAATCTTAAGAAATTGGAATATCGGGGCTACGATTCATCTGGCCTGGCGGTTTATGATCGTGATAGAATAGAAGTGCGAAAGGCCGAGGGCAGGATCGCGCGACTCGAGGAGATGCTGAAGGGCGATGAACCCGGGGGCTCGGCCGGCATAGGCCATACGCGGTGGGCGACCCATGGTCGTCCTTCTGATATAAACGCCCACCCGCACGCGGATTGCTCCGGCGAGTTCGTCGTGGTCCACAACGGCATTATCGAGAACTACCTCGAGCTGAAGGAGTGGCTGGAATCCAGGGGTCATACCTTCAAATCGGAGACGGATACAGAGGTCCTGCCGCACCTTGTGGAGGAGTTTTACAGGGGAGGACCTGGTGACAGCGAAGGGGACGACCCCGTCAATGATGGGGAGCTCGAGGCGGCCGTCCGGGAGGCTATAGGGCGGGCACAGGGTTCATTCGCTATCGCGGTTATGAGCCAGCGCGAGCCGGACAGGATAGTTGTTGCGCGAAAGAACAGCCCCCTCATCGTCGGCCTCGGGGATGGCGAGAACTTCCTCGCATCCGACATACCCGCCCTGCTTGCCTGGACCAACAGGGTAATAGTCCTGGATGACGGGGAGATGGCCGTCCTGACGAGGGATGGGGTCAGGGTATCGACCTTTGATGGTGAGCCCGTTGCCAAGGATGTCCTCGATGTCAAGTGGGGGCCCGGTTTGATCGAAAAGGGCGGGTATGAACACTTCATGTTGAAGGAAATCCACGAAGAGCCGCGGGCCATCCGGGATACGCTCGCAGGCCGCATAAATGGCAGGACCGGGGAGGTCTCGCTCGAGGATTTCGAGCTCGATGATGATTACCTCCGGCGCCTGAAGAAGATCGCCATCGTAGCGTGTGGGACGGCCTACCATGCCGGGCTCGTCGGGAAAAAGGTGATCGAGAGGCTCGCCCGGATCCCTGTGGAGGTTGAACTAGCTTCTGAGTTCAGGTATAGCGACCCGATGGTGGGGCCTGACGTGCTCACCATCGTGATAAGCCAGTCGGGGGAGACGGCGGACACGCTTGCCGGCCTGCGTGAGGCAAGGGCGCGCGGCTCGCGGGTCCTCGCGATAACGAATGTGGTTGGGAGCTCCGTCGCGCGCGAAGCGGATGACGTAATTCATACGTGGGCAGGGCCGGAGATCGCGGTCGCGTCCACTAAGGCATACGTGGCGCAGCTTGTGAGCCTCTACCTGTTCGGGATATACCTGGGCAGGAGGGCGGGGGCCCTCAAGCCCGAGGACAGCAAGCGCCTTGTTGAGGAGATCAGGCAGCTGCCCCAGCATGTTGATATGCTGTTCGGGCGCCACGAGGAGCGGGTGAGGGATTTTGCGAGGGAGTTCGCTAGGTGCGAGGATGTTTTCTTCATCGGGAGGGGCCTTGACTACGCTGTATCCATGGAGGGCAGCCTCAAGCTGAAAGAGGTTTCATATATCCGCGCCGAGGCATATGCGGCGGGCGAGTTGAAGCACGGGACCCTCGCGCTCATCGTCCAGGGGGTGCCGGTGTTTGCCCTCACCACGCAGCTTGATGTGTATGAAAAGATGTTGAGCAATATCAAGGAAGTCAAGGCGAGGGACGCAACAGTGATCGCCCTGGCTTTCGAGGGCGATGAAACCATTGGGAAGCTTGTCGATTATGTAATTCATATCCCAAAGGTGGACCCCCTGCTTACGCCGGTGCTTTCCGTTGTCCCGCTCCAGCTTTTCGCCTATTATGCGGCTGTGGCGCGCGGGTGCGACGTGGATAAACCGAGGAATCTGGCAAAGAGCGTAACCGTGGAATAGATGGAATAGATGGAATAGATAGGGTTGCTAATGATGATAAAGGGCATCGGCGTGGACATGATCGAGATAGGGCGCATAGCCGAGCTCATGGTCCGCAAGGGTGACAGGCTCAGCGAAAGGGTATTTACCCCGCGGGAGCTTGAATGCGCGAGGGATGGCCGCTATCATGGTCTCGCCGCTCGTTTTGCGGCGAAGGAGGCGGTTGCAAAGGCCCTTGGGACCGGCGTAAGAGGGTTTGGGTGGAACGAGATCGAGATCGTCGAGAACCCATCGGGGGCGCCAGCGGTCGTCCTTCACGGAAGGGCGGTAGACGTTGCCAGGCGCCTCGGGGTCGGCCAGGTGTTTGTCAGCCTGTCTCATTGCGATAGCTATGCGATCGCCTTCGCCATTGCAGTTGGGGGTGACCATGCATCTCATGAAAGTTGTGACTGCCGGGGAAATGAGGGAGATCGACCGCAGGACAATTGAGGATATCGGGATCCCGGGGATCGTCTTGATGGAGAACGCCGGTCGCGCCGTTGCGGATGCCGCCGGCAGGGTGCTTGGTAGTCTTACCGTTAGCGGGTCCGGCTGCGATGGCGGAGGTGCGGCTGGGGACGGGGACACGGCCGGGAACGTTGCCGGCCGCCGGGTTTGCATCTTCGCGGGCAAGGGGAATAACGGTGGGGACGGGTTTGTTGCGGCTCGCTACCTCGCAAATAGGGGGGCACGGGTCAAGGCTTTCCTCCTGGGCAAGAAGGAGGAGGTCAAGGGTGATGCCGCAGTCAACCTCGCGGCGCTCGCCAGGATGGGACTCGAGGTTGAAGAGCTATCCCAGGGTGAATTGCACAAGGCCCGGGTCGCCATATCCATCTCCGATATCGTAATCGATGCGATTTTCGGCACGGGTTTCAAGGGGGAGATTAGCGGGCTTGCAGCTCTTGTCATCGAGGCGATAAACGATTCCTCCCGCCCCGTCATCTCTGTGGATATACCGTCAGGCGTTGACGCCGATACGGGAGGGGTTGCAGGGAGGTGCGTCAGGGCATCATATACCGTGACAATGGGCCTGCCCAAGGTGGGGCTCATGCTGTATCCCGGAGCGCTCTATGCGGGGAACGTCGTTGTCGCCGATATTGGCATACCATCAGCCTTCGCCTCCGACGAGAGGCTGCGCTTTAATATGTCGACGTCCGGTTACGTGCGGGGGTTATTGCCCGCGAGGCACCCCGATTCCCACAAGGGCGATTTCGGGAGGATCCTCGTGATCGCCGGGTCCGAGGGAATGATAGGAGCTGCTGCGCTGACCTGTCTTTCGGCTTTGCGTACCGGGGCGGGCCTTGTCACCCTCGGCATTGCCCGGAGCCTTCACGATTTGATGGAAATAAAGCTCACAGAGGTTATAACAAGGCCGCTTCCCGAAACGGAGGCGCGGTCCTTGAGCATTGCCGCGCAAGGCATGATCGAAAGCACTGCAAAGCGAGCGGATGTGCTTGCTATAGGGCCGGGGCTTTCCACAAATAGCGAAACGGCCCAGCTTGTCAGGAATCTGCTTGTATCCCTCAACATGCCAGCCGTCGTAGATGCGGATGCTCTCAATGCTATCGCCCAGGACATCTCCGTGCTCCGGGCCGCGCGGGCGCCTCTCGTCCTGACGCCTCATGGGGGGGAGATGGCCAGGCTCCTTGGCGTCAACGTTAACGAGGTGAAACGAGACAGGCTTGCTACAGCTTGCAGGGCGGCAAGGCAATGGGGCAAGGTTGTGGTCTTTAAGGGTGCGAGGACGATTATCGCCGATCCATCGGGGGCTGCATATATAAACCCCACCGGTAACCCGGGGATGGCGACTGCCGGTAGCGGCGACGTGTTAACCGGCGCGATAGCCGGCCTGATCGCTCAGGGACTGGCCCCTTTTGAGGCAGCCATCGCTGGTGTCTATATTCACGGGCTCGCGGGCGACTTGGCCCTGGAGGATAAAGGAGAGGCTGGGCTCCTCGCCGGGGATATCCTTGAGAGGTTGCCGCTCGCGGAGACACGGCTCAGGAAAGGCCGGTAGCGGCCTCAGGCTTCAGGTGGGGCGCGCGCGGGCGCGGGTGCAGCTCTCAATGCGGGGATGGAGATGTGGTGTAAGGAGCTGCGGGGCCACGGAGCCGGGAGAGGTGGAGTTTAAGTGTGGGATTACATGCTGGATAGGCCGACGCGGGCGGAGATCAACCTGGATAATATAGCTCATAATATGCGGGAGATCCGCAGGAAGATAGGCCCGGGGCCGGAGATAATGGCCGTCGTAAAAGCTGATGCGTATGGCCACGGGGCCGAAAAGGTCTCGGCTACCGTGCTCGGGAGCGGCGCGACCTGGCTGGGCGTGGCAACGGTCGAAGAGGGGATCCTCCTACGCAAAAGCGGAATTATAGCGCCCATCCTCATATTGGGCACGATCTTCCCCCCGCAGGCCAAGAGGGCTTTACGTTATGGACTGACGGTTACCGTGTCGGATTATGAATTCGCGGAGGCCCTGGCTTTATGCGCAACCCAGGAGGGGCGGAGGGCCAAGGTCCATGTGAAAATAGACACGGGGATGAGCCGGATCGGCGTCACCCCCGGGGATGCCGTGAGCTTTGTGAGGAGGCTCGCCGCGCTGCCAAATATCGAGATCGAGGGGGTTTTTACGCACTTTGCAACGGCGGATAGCGACCTCGATTTCGCCCGGGTCCAGCTCGATAGGTTTAACGGGGTCCTCGCCAGCCTCTCGGAGGGCGGTATTAAGATCCCTATCCGGCATGCCGCCAACAGCGCGGCGATTCTCACCCTACTGGAGAGCCATTTTAACATGGTGAGGGCCGGGATCATCATATACGGGCTCTCCCCTTTTGGTCTGCAGGGCAGAATGCCCTCGCATCACGGCCCGGGCTCGAGCCCCAACCCTACCCTGGACCTCCGGCCCGCTCTCAGTCTGAAAACGCGCGTGGCCTATGTCAAGAGGGTTCCCGCCGGGACGCCCGTAAGCTATGGTTGCACCCATGTAACCCGTTGCGCGACGACCATCGCAACGCTCCCGATCGGGTATGCTGATGGCCTGATAAGGGCCCTCTCAAATAAGGGGCACGTGCTGATAAAGGGGCAGCGCTGTCCCATAGTCGGCACAATATGCATGGATACCTGCATGGTGGATGCGGGTGATCTCGAGGTGGAGGCCGGGGATGAGGCCGTGCTCATCGGCAGGCAGGATAATAGAGAGATAACTGCGGAGGAAGTGGCGGACGCTGCGGGAACGATCAATTACGAGATTGTGTGCGCCATAAGCAAGAGGGTTCCGAGGATTTATCTTCCAAATAGCTAAGATGCTGAACTAAATTGACTCGGGCTATGGAAATTCCAGCTATGGGGGAGTTTTTCGGCAATGAACAGGGAGAATGATAGGGAGAATGTTGGTACAGGCATCAACTCTGGCAACAGCAACTCAAGCAATGAATTTGACGTTATCGTGATCGGAGGAGGGCCCGGCGGTTATGTGGCAGCGATCCGGGCGGCGCAGCTCGGCGCCGGAGCTGGCTCCAGGGTCTGCCTGGTAGAGAAGGCTGACTTGGGCGGCACATGCCTCAATCGGGGTTGTATCCCTACTAAGGCCCTTGTCGCAAGCGCTTCTGCGCTTGAGTTTGTGAAGCGGCTCGGCGATTTCGGGGTGCGTGCCGGGGACGGGGAAGTCAGCTACGATTTCGGGGCGATGATGGACCGGAAGGACAGGATCGTGGAGCGGTTGAGGGGCGGCGTGGCCTTCCTCCTCAAAAAGCACAAGGTGACCGTCATCAAGGGGAAGGCCCGGCTTACAGGGGCGAGAACCGTTGAGGTGGAATTGGAGGGCCAGCAGGCGACTGCTCGACCGGATGCCCGGCCGGTGCGGGATGGCGAAACAGGAGCGCAGGCAGGCGAGGGCACTGTCGTGCTGGGCGCCGGGACCATCATCATCGCGACCGGGTCGCGTCCTGTGATATTCCCGGGTTTCGAGCACGACGGGGAGACCATCCTCACGAGCGATGAGGTTCTAAATCTCAGGGAGGTTCCCGGCACCCTCCTTATCGTTGGTGGTGGCGTTATCGGGTGCGAGTTTGCCTGCATTTTCTCGGCGCTCGGGACCAAGGTTACCATAATAGAACTTATGTCATCAATCCTCCCGACCGAGGATAAGGATATCCAGAGGCTATTGTCGGCCGCCATGCGAAAGCGCGGCGTGCAGGTGAAAACCGGCATTAAGATCACGTCGATCGCGAGGGTCGACGGCCAGGCCGTGGCGACCCTCGAGTCCGGGGAGACTGTGGTGTGCGATAAAGCGCTCATTTCCGTAGGCAGGGCGTGCAACTCGGACGGTATAGGGCTGGAATCCGCCGGCGTCAATGTAGGCCGCAAGGGGGAGATCATCGTTGATGATATGATGGCCACCAGTGTGCCAGGAATTTACGCGATCGGCGATGTGACCGGAAAAACCTTGCTTGCCCATGTTGCTTCAGCTCAGGGTATTGTGGCGGCGCATAATATTATGGGCGGCAGGAAGCAGATGAATTACGATGCTGTGCCGGCCTGCATCTTCACCGCGCCGGAGATCGCAAGCGTGGGCCTGACCGCGGATAAGGCGCGGGAGCATGGGATCGAAGTGGCCGTGGGTAGATTTCCGTTTGCGGCCAGCGGCAAGGCAGTCAGCATGAACGAGGTTGAAGGTTTCGTCAAGATGGTAGCCGACAAGGAAACTGACAGACTTCTCGGGGTCCAGATCGTCGGGCCGCACGCGACGGAGCTCATAGCCGAGGCCACGCTCGCGGTGAGGTCATCGATAACGGCGTGCGAATTCGCCGAGACGATCCATGCTCACCCGACGCTCTCAGAAGCGTTGATGGAGGCAGCCGAGGCTGTGCATGGACTTTCTATCCACAGCGCGTAGGCCATACAGGCGCGTTATATAGGCGTGTTATATAATAGTAGTGTAGAATTAAATATATACTAGTGATGAGAGGATCAATAGAATAATCCGGCAAGTCTTCTATATGGGGGTGCTAGGGTGGCTGAGGTCAAGAGGATCATGATATGCCTGCCGGATACATTGCTAGCGGAAGTGGACGGCATTGTCAGGAAGGAGAATCGCAACAGGAGCGAGTTCATCCGGGAGGCGATGCGCCGCTATATTAAGGAGAGGCGGAAGGCAGAGATACGCACGCGGATGAAGGATGGCTACCTGAAAATGGCGAACCTGAACCAGGAACTTGCTGAGGGCGCCCTCGCTGTCGATGCCCGGGTGCTGGATGATTACGAGGCATATCTTGTCGGGAGTGAAGAGCCCAGGGATGATGATTAGGAGGGGCGACATCTATTACGCTGACCTTAACCCCGTCATCGGTTCCGAGCAGGGCGGCATTCGTCCCGTCATCATCTTGCAGAATGATATAGGGAACCGGTACAGCCCGACCACCATAGTTGCAGCTGTAACGTCCAAAATCAAGCGGGCCAAGCTTCCCACGCATGTTGAACTGTCTGCGGCCAGGAGCAAGCTGGATGTAGATTCGGTGGCGCTGCTCGAGCAGATTCGAACCCTCGATACCCGCAGGTTGAAGGAAAAGGTATCCCACCTGGACCCGCGGACCATGGAGAAAATCAACAAGGCGTTGGAGATCAGCCTGGGCCTGGATGATTTGAACGATCTGTGATGTAGCTTCATAAATTCATAAATATAAATAATGAAATGACGAGTTATGACGGGTGGCATGTAAAAAATCGGGAGATTTACCATGACTACAGCGGGGGAGTGGCGTATGTCGTCGCAGTGCGTGATGCTTGAAAACGCAAAGAGGATTGAGCCCAGGCTCATTGAGATCAGGCGCGCGATCCACATGAACCCCGAATTGGGCGGGATGGAATTTAAAACATCCCGCCTTGTTGCTCAGGTGCTTCAGGAATTTGGGATGAAGGTTACAGAGAACGTCGCAGGGACGGGGATTGTTGGCCTTCTAAGGGGAGCCGGTGACGTTACAGGTGCAGCCGGGGCGGGCGAGAAGACCGTGGCGATCAGGGCGGATATGGATGCGTTGCCGATTCAGGATAAAAAGGATGTTCCATACCGGTCGAGGATCCCCGGCGTCATGCACGCATGCGGTCATGACGGCCATGTGGCCATGGTACTCGGGGCTGCGATGCTCCTAGCCGACCTGAAGAACCAGAACAAGCTCCCCGGCAACGTAAAATTCATATTCCAGCCGGCTGAGGAGGGCCCCGGAGGGGCAAAGCCCATGATCGAGGCCGGTGTTCTTAAAAACCCCAGGGTTGATATGATACTGGGGATACACATCTGGCCCGAAATCCCCGCTGGCAGGGTGGCAATAAAGAGCGGTGCAGCCCTCGCGTCCACCGATGAAATACGGATAAGGATCAAGGGTGAGGGCGGTCATGGCGCGGCCCCCCACAGGGCGGTGGATGCCATAGTCGTGGCGGCGCAGGTCATAAGCGCCCTGCAGACGATAGTGAGCCGCGAGGTGAGCCCAATGAGCCCCGTGGTCCTGACTATAGGGACGATCCACGGGGGCTATCGCCATAACGTCATAGCCGACGAGGTGGCCATGACGGGCACGCTCAGGACCCTGAACCCCGCGGTAAGGATGGAGCTCCCGGGAAGGATAGACCGCCTCCTGCGCGGTATAGCGGGCGGCATGAGGGCATCAGCGGAGTTTACGCATATACCGGGGTATCCTCCCACTGTCAATGATGGCCGGATCGCGGAGCTCGCATCGCGCTCGGCGGCCAGGGTCGTAGGGGACACCAATGTAATCCGCGAGATCGAGCCATCCCTGGGCGGCGAGGACTTTTCCTATTTTCTCGAGCTCGTCCCCGGGGTTTTCATCATGCTGGGTGCCGGCAACCCGGAAGCCGGTATCACCTTTCCCTCCCATCACCCGCGGTTTGATTTTGATGAGCGCGCTCTCGCTATCGGCGCCGCTATACTGGCCCAGGCTACGTTCGACTACCTCTCCCTCCCGGAATCCGGCGGCGATTTCCTGCCCTGACAGGGTTTCAATGAGACACTCTCACATGCATCATACGCAATCACAAGAGACAGCCGCATGGCATAATTTTATATAGCCATCTATAGTCGTTTCCTTCATTGAGCATTAGAGCGTTGAGCAATTCAAATCATGGGTAATAACTCTCCGAAAAATAACTCTCCGAGAGAATTAAAACCCCAGAGAGAGGAAGAGGATGTCAGGGTGATCGATCTCATCATCAGGAACGGTTTGATCGTGGATGGGACCGGGAATCCCCCCTTTACGGGGGATGTCGTGGTGAGCCGGGATTATATCGCGGATGTGCTGCGGTCAGCAGTATACTCTGCGGAACCGGCGGAGCGCGGAGAGACCCCTGCGACGCATACTATCGATGCGAGCGGGCTGGTTGTGGCGCCGGGCTTTATAGACATTCACTCGCATTCAGATGAGAACCTGCTGGCTGATCCCAGGGCGGAGAGCAAGATCAGGCAGGGCATCACCACGGAGGTCGTGGGGAACTGCGGGTCATCCCTCGCACCGCTCGCCGGAGCTGCAGAGCGTGAGGCGCGCCAGGGGCTTGCGAGCCTGGATATCAAGGTGACGTGGCGGGGGTTCGGCGAGTACCTGGAGGCCTTGAGCCAGAGGAAAACCGCGGTAAATGTCGCTGGTCTCATTGGCCACGGCACCGTCAGGGCCGCCGTTATGGGGTTTGAGAGTCGCGCTCCGAGCCCCGGGGAGCTGGAAACAATGAGGGATCTCATAACCAGGGCGATGGATGAAGGAGCCTGGGGGCTGTCAACCGGGCTCATATACCCCCCTTCGAGCTATTCATCAACGGAAGAGCTCGTGGAGCTTGCGAGGGCCGCCGGGAGGCGGGGAGGCATTTACGCCAGCCACATCCGAAACGAGGATTGCCATGTTGTTGAGGCAACCCGTGAGGCGATCGATATCGGTGCGAGGGCAGGCATACCTGTTCAGATTTCCCACCACAAGGCCAGCTCCCGGGCAAACTGGGGCAAGGTCGCCACGACCCTGGCCATGATAGATGAGGCGAGGGAGAGGGGAAATGATGTTACGTGCGACGTCTACCCCTATACCGCTTCATCGACGGGCCTATCAGTGGTGTTGCCGCAGTGGCTTTTCGATGGCGGCCGCGAGAAGCTCCTTGAACGCCTGCGAGACAAGAGGGTGCTGGGCGCGATCCGGGATGAGGTGGAGGAGCGTGAGGGCCGGGGTTTTGGGTGGGAGAATATAGTCATCTCAGCTGTCTGCCTGGAGAAGAACAAGGCGCTCGAGGGGAAGAGCATCCTGGATATTGCAATGGAGCGAGGCAGGGAGCCTTTTGATGTCGTCGTGGAGCTACTGCTCGAGGAGGGCGGGGAGGCCCAGACGGTGAGATTTGGCATGTGCGAGGAGGATGTTACCCTGGTCCTGCGCCACCCCGAGAGCATGATCGGGACTGATGCCGGGGCAAGGGCGCAGGATGGCCCGCTGAGCAGGGGCAAGCCCCACCCGCGGAGCTATGGTGCGTTCCCCCGGGTATTGGCGAGATACGTGCGGGAGAGAGGGGTTCTTACCCTGGAGGAGGCTGTGCGCAAGATGACCTCCGCCCCCGCGCGCAAGATCGGGCTAAAGAGGAGGGGGATCCTGGCGAGGGGGATGTTCGCTGATATAGTGATCTTCGACCCGGCGAGGATCGCTGACTGTGCGACATATTCGGAGCCGCACCAGTATGCCGCCGGGATTGAGTATGTGATCGTAAACGGGGTGCTCATAATTGAAAAAGGACGGGATCGCGGCCGATTTCCAGGGCGAAGCCTGGCCAGGTGAGGGCGTGACCTTTATGTTGGTCCGCATCCCGTATGGTGTTGCCCGAAGGCCGCGCAGTGGGCTGGCGACTTTTATATGCAAGCTTAGAGGGCGCGAAAACATTGCAAATAATTTAATTAAATTGGAGGAAATTAGAGAAGGGTGTCGAAGTAAAGTAAGTAAGCAATGAGACGAGGTTGGCGTGATGTTGGCGTCAAGATGAAGGAAGCTCGAAAGCTGAGTGTTCAGGACGTCCAGGGAATGTTGAAAAAACAGCGGATTGTGCGGTGGGGCTTGGGGAATGAGGATTACGGGTGATATATTAGGTGATATCCAGGTGATATCTAATCGATGGGACGGTGCCTAGTGTCTAATCGAAAGGATAATGATATATGTGGTGCTCCTTAGCGGGAGCCCCTCAAGGGGGGCCTAGATTGAAATTGATGCTTGACGTGATCTCTAACGAGATCGAGGTGCTTCGCGCCAGGCTCCGGCACCTTGCCGGTGAGTGCGGGGGCGTGCTCTCCTCAAATGAGATGTGCAAAATAAGTGAGGAACTGGATAGCCTTATCGTGAGATATATGGAGTTAAAAGGGTC is a window of Bacillota bacterium DNA encoding:
- a CDS encoding phosphoglucosamine mutase — translated: MGRLFGTDGVRDVANAGLSPELAFKLGRAGGAMLLRKGFDHPRIVLGRDTRISGDMLEAALIAGMTSCGAEVLKVGVIPTPGVAFLTRELKAHAGVVISASHNPVEYNGIKFFSSDGFKLLDEDEELIEQLALDGQAYEDIPRPTGGGIGMVRAVADAEDLYARYIMKTAEIDLSGYRIVIDCAHGAAYRVAPRVLSELGATVIPINVEPNGVNINVDCGSTHPERAQEAVKEHGADLGLAHDGDADRLIAIDENGHIVDGDHIMAICGLDRLRNGSLPGNTIVATVYSNLGLVRALEREGGQVIMTRAGDRYVLEEMLKRGAALGGEQSGHVIFLDHNTTGDGLITALQLLSVMKRTGKCLSELAAIMETYPQVLVNVRVHDKSGLENNHRIAKAIESAEGRLLGEGRIFVRCSGTEPLVRILGEGPDASIVESAVNDVARVIEEELC
- the glmS gene encoding glutamine--fructose-6-phosphate transaminase (isomerizing); protein product: MCGIVGYIGDKQATPILLENLKKLEYRGYDSSGLAVYDRDRIEVRKAEGRIARLEEMLKGDEPGGSAGIGHTRWATHGRPSDINAHPHADCSGEFVVVHNGIIENYLELKEWLESRGHTFKSETDTEVLPHLVEEFYRGGPGDSEGDDPVNDGELEAAVREAIGRAQGSFAIAVMSQREPDRIVVARKNSPLIVGLGDGENFLASDIPALLAWTNRVIVLDDGEMAVLTRDGVRVSTFDGEPVAKDVLDVKWGPGLIEKGGYEHFMLKEIHEEPRAIRDTLAGRINGRTGEVSLEDFELDDDYLRRLKKIAIVACGTAYHAGLVGKKVIERLARIPVEVELASEFRYSDPMVGPDVLTIVISQSGETADTLAGLREARARGSRVLAITNVVGSSVAREADDVIHTWAGPEIAVASTKAYVAQLVSLYLFGIYLGRRAGALKPEDSKRLVEEIRQLPQHVDMLFGRHEERVRDFAREFARCEDVFFIGRGLDYAVSMEGSLKLKEVSYIRAEAYAAGELKHGTLALIVQGVPVFALTTQLDVYEKMLSNIKEVKARDATVIALAFEGDETIGKLVDYVIHIPKVDPLLTPVLSVVPLQLFAYYAAVARGCDVDKPRNLAKSVTVE
- the acpS gene encoding holo-ACP synthase, whose protein sequence is MIKGIGVDMIEIGRIAELMVRKGDRLSERVFTPRELECARDGRYHGLAARFAAKEAVAKALGTGVRGFGWNEIEIVENPSGAPAVVLHGRAVDVARRLGVGQVFVSLSHCDSYAIAFAIAVGGDHASHESCDCRGNEGDRPQDN
- a CDS encoding NAD(P)H-hydrate dehydratase, whose protein sequence is MKVVTAGEMREIDRRTIEDIGIPGIVLMENAGRAVADAAGRVLGSLTVSGSGCDGGGAAGDGDTAGNVAGRRVCIFAGKGNNGGDGFVAARYLANRGARVKAFLLGKKEEVKGDAAVNLAALARMGLEVEELSQGELHKARVAISISDIVIDAIFGTGFKGEISGLAALVIEAINDSSRPVISVDIPSGVDADTGGVAGRCVRASYTVTMGLPKVGLMLYPGALYAGNVVVADIGIPSAFASDERLRFNMSTSGYVRGLLPARHPDSHKGDFGRILVIAGSEGMIGAAALTCLSALRTGAGLVTLGIARSLHDLMEIKLTEVITRPLPETEARSLSIAAQGMIESTAKRADVLAIGPGLSTNSETAQLVRNLLVSLNMPAVVDADALNAIAQDISVLRAARAPLVLTPHGGEMARLLGVNVNEVKRDRLATACRAARQWGKVVVFKGARTIIADPSGAAYINPTGNPGMATAGSGDVLTGAIAGLIAQGLAPFEAAIAGVYIHGLAGDLALEDKGEAGLLAGDILERLPLAETRLRKGR
- the alr gene encoding alanine racemase codes for the protein MLDRPTRAEINLDNIAHNMREIRRKIGPGPEIMAVVKADAYGHGAEKVSATVLGSGATWLGVATVEEGILLRKSGIIAPILILGTIFPPQAKRALRYGLTVTVSDYEFAEALALCATQEGRRAKVHVKIDTGMSRIGVTPGDAVSFVRRLAALPNIEIEGVFTHFATADSDLDFARVQLDRFNGVLASLSEGGIKIPIRHAANSAAILTLLESHFNMVRAGIIIYGLSPFGLQGRMPSHHGPGSSPNPTLDLRPALSLKTRVAYVKRVPAGTPVSYGCTHVTRCATTIATLPIGYADGLIRALSNKGHVLIKGQRCPIVGTICMDTCMVDAGDLEVEAGDEAVLIGRQDNREITAEEVADAAGTINYEIVCAISKRVPRIYLPNS
- the lpdA gene encoding dihydrolipoyl dehydrogenase, translating into MNRENDRENVGTGINSGNSNSSNEFDVIVIGGGPGGYVAAIRAAQLGAGAGSRVCLVEKADLGGTCLNRGCIPTKALVASASALEFVKRLGDFGVRAGDGEVSYDFGAMMDRKDRIVERLRGGVAFLLKKHKVTVIKGKARLTGARTVEVELEGQQATARPDARPVRDGETGAQAGEGTVVLGAGTIIIATGSRPVIFPGFEHDGETILTSDEVLNLREVPGTLLIVGGGVIGCEFACIFSALGTKVTIIELMSSILPTEDKDIQRLLSAAMRKRGVQVKTGIKITSIARVDGQAVATLESGETVVCDKALISVGRACNSDGIGLESAGVNVGRKGEIIVDDMMATSVPGIYAIGDVTGKTLLAHVASAQGIVAAHNIMGGRKQMNYDAVPACIFTAPEIASVGLTADKAREHGIEVAVGRFPFAASGKAVSMNEVEGFVKMVADKETDRLLGVQIVGPHATELIAEATLAVRSSITACEFAETIHAHPTLSEALMEAAEAVHGLSIHSA
- a CDS encoding ribbon-helix-helix protein, CopG family, with protein sequence MAEVKRIMICLPDTLLAEVDGIVRKENRNRSEFIREAMRRYIKERRKAEIRTRMKDGYLKMANLNQELAEGALAVDARVLDDYEAYLVGSEEPRDDD